The following coding sequences are from one Epinephelus moara isolate mb chromosome 7, YSFRI_EMoa_1.0, whole genome shotgun sequence window:
- the marchf4b gene encoding membrane associated ring-CH-type finger 4b — protein MLFSSSTFVWCCEFVAGYSLMLRSQGMLKSRCCVLLGDLRVLLLGPPAPPTPLPPLTPMSVQGTESHETGVTVPDNNNTLTRSHQQHAGDRVAPPAAGATGPPGGERPGWVDAAELSAALRGCSSSSDDCSKGKLEERFSLTSYTESGFRTPVCRICFQGPEHGELLSPCRCSGSVRCTHHPCLIKWISERGSWACELCYYKYQVIAISTKNPLQWQAISLTVIEKVQIAAAILGSLFLMASISWLVWSSFSPSARWQRQDLLFQICYGMYGFMDIVCIALIVHEGPSVFRIFHRWQAVNQQWKVLNYDKSMDSDDLKNATVDRTLSQPSPVYQTGVGVSTSTSSLMVVASTADGSTSTTMVTAAGGLGTHVDPNSGSTVPDQHCPYNILHLLSHLRQPEARSQPSNSTRELVMRVTTV, from the exons atgctgtTTTCTTCCAGCACCTTTGTATGGTGCTGTGAGTTTGTGGCCGGATACAGCCTAATGCTGCGCAGCCAGGGCATGCTGAAGAGCCGCTGTTGCGTCCTGCTCGGTGACCTGAGGGTGCTCCTTCTCGGGCCACCGGCACCGCCGACACCGCTGCCTCCGCTGACCCCCATGAGCGTCCAAGGCACGGAAAGCCATGAAACAGGCGTCACCGTCCccgacaacaacaacacgttAACGCGGAGCCACCAGCAGCACGCAGGGGACCGGGTTGCCCCACCTGCAGCAGGAGCCACCGGGCCACCGGGCGGAGAGCGACCGGGCTGGGTTGATGCTGCAGAGCTGTCGGCGGCCCTGCGCGGATGCAGCAGCTCTTCTGATGACTGCTCAAAGGGCAAACTGGAGGAGAGGTTCTCCCTCACCAGCTACACGGAAAGTGGCTTCAGGACTCCCGTGTGCAGGATCTGCTTCCAGGGACCAGAGCAC GGGGAGCTCCTGAGCCCATGCCGGTGCAGTGGGTCAGTACGCTGCACCCACCATCCCTGCCTCATCAAATGGATCAGCGAGAGAGGCTCCTGGGCCTGTGAACTCTGCTACTACAAATATCAGGTCATTGCCATCAGCACCAAGAACCCATTACAG TGGCAGGCCATCTCCTTGACAGTGATAGAGAAAGTGCAGATAGCAGCAGCCATCTTGGGCTCCCTGTTCCTGATGGCGAGCATCTCCTGGCTGGTGTGGTCGTCTTTCAGCCCGTCAGCCCGCTGGCAGCGACAAGACCTGCTTTTCCAGATCTGCTACGGAATGTACGGCTTTATGGATATCGTCTGCATCG CATTAATTGTCCACGAGGGACCTTCTGTGTTTCGCATCTTCCACCGCTGGCAGGCCGTGAACCAGCAGTGGAAAGTCCTGAACTATGATAAGTCTATGGACAGTGATGACCTGAAGAATGCCACTGTGGACAGGACTCTGTCTCAGCCCAGCCCGGTCTACCAGACTGGGGTAGGGGtgtccacctccacctcctcgcTCATGGTGGTAGCCTCCACAGCCGACGGCTCCACCTCTACAACCATGGTGACGGCTGCGGGAGGACTGGGAACACATGTGGACCCCAACAGCGGCAGCACAGTGCCAGACCAACACTGTCCCTACAacatcctccacctcctcagCCACCTCAGGCAGCCGGAGGCCCGCAGCCAACCCAGCAATAGCACACGAGAGCTGGTCATGAGAGTCACTACAGTCTGA